The sequence CAATGGTCTTCGCGATGTGGTGCGAGAAGGCCCCGGCTGCGAGCACCACCCTGTCGCCGCTGAACACACGATCGCCGATCGCCTCGATGCCAGCGTCGGTCGGTTGCAGGGTCCGGATCTCGGCGATCTCGATCCGGCCGCCCCGCGCCCGGAAGTGATCGGCCAGCGCCAGGGTGTAGAGCTTCGGATCGGCGATGGAATACCATCCAGGGGTGAAGGTGCCGTGGGTGAAGCGCGGCGCAAGACCGGGCTGTAGGTCAGCCATCTCAGTGGCGTTCAGGTGCCGGAAGTCGATACCATGCTGGGCGCGCCACCCACCCGGGCAGGGAGGCGCGAAACTGAGCTTCGCCCTCGTAGACTTCCAGGTTTCCGTCCTCACGCAACATATGCGCCGTGCCAGTCTGCGATAGGAAGTTCCTGAGCTCGGCCTTCGAGAGGTCCATCATCGCCGTTTGTGCGGCGACCGAAGCTGCGACCCGGTCCGGGGCGCAGGCGCGCACGAAGCGCAGGAGCCATGGCATCATCTGCAGGGCATAGGCCGGCGGCAGGCTGAGCGGACCAAGCGGATCGAGCAGCCACTTCGGTGCCTTCAGGAAGATTCGGGGCGAGGCAAGCGGGAAGATATCGGTGAAGGCGAAGGCCCCCGCATTGCCCGCCGACGCGCCTGCCGCCGGGCCGTCACGATCGATCACCGTAACCGGCAAACCTCGCGCCTGCGCGGCGATCGCAGCCGAGAGGCCCACCACTCCCGCACCGATGACGATAACCCGTTCCATCTCGACCTCAATGCTCCACGATGAGGAACTGCCGCCGCCCAGACCCCGTCATCCTGACTGACGTATCACCGGGTCATGGCCCCGAACGTGGTCAGACAAACGAGCGGATGCAGCAGCCGATAGGTCAGCAGCAGGTCATTCGGGTGGTAACGCAACAGGACGAAACTGGTGCGGAACGTCCCACCGCGCCAGAGAGCGTAGCCTTTGTGGAGCGGGCTTGGTTATACGTGGTCTGGATCCTGCCATGACGGCTTCTACCTTTGGTGCCTCCTCAGCCTCTCGCAGGCCGCCGGCGGGTTCATGCACCTCAACATGGCTCAGACGGTGGAAGCAGGCACTTTCCAGGCCCTGTCGGGGGTCATGGACAAGTAGCTTTCCGCACAGACAAAGGTACTGGATCAGACGCAACCGGCCCTCAACCCTCCCCGCGCCCGAGCGCCGCCGCGACACAGCTCTCCGTCAGGCGCGGATGTCAGCAGCACCGTATTACGGGGCGGCGTCTTTCCTGGCCTGCGTATTGTTCTTCGCCTGAAACCTCCGCAGCACCTCTCCCGCGAAGATCACATGCTCACGCATCAGCGCTTCCGCGCGTTCTGCATCGCGATTGGCGATGGCGAGGACCACGCGGTGATGATCATCATGTGAACGCTTCATGATGTCATAATCTTCCCAGATGAACAGGCGGTCGGAAGCCAGGGGCACGTTCTGTGTCTGCCGCACGAAGCTGTTGAGCCAACCATTGCCGGCGGCATCGAGGATCGTCTCATGAAACTCGACATTCATGGCGCGATAGGGCGGCAGCCCTTCCAGTGTCAGCCTGCCTGCCGCCAACACGTCATCACCACGACGCAGGCAGTCGCGCAGCCGCCACCGCAAACCAGGACATCAACGGCTATGGCAGTCGACAGGATCATTCCCAGCTTGCTTTTAGCGCTCAGGAGATGGGAACGAGAGCGGCGCGGAGGAGCGACTTGCACCGCCCCCAGGACCAGCCCTCCGCATGATCGCGACATGCCGAACGATCCACGGCGAGCGCATCGAGA is a genomic window of Roseomonas gilardii subsp. gilardii containing:
- a CDS encoding FCD domain-containing protein, whose amino-acid sequence is MRWRLRDCLRRGDDVLAAGRLTLEGLPPYRAMNVEFHETILDAAGNGWLNSFVRQTQNVPLASDRLFIWEDYDIMKRSHDDHHRVVLAIANRDAERAEALMREHVIFAGEVLRRFQAKNNTQARKDAAP